In a single window of the Leopardus geoffroyi isolate Oge1 chromosome D2, O.geoffroyi_Oge1_pat1.0, whole genome shotgun sequence genome:
- the UBTD1 gene encoding ubiquitin domain-containing protein 1 isoform X2 — MGNCVGRQRRERPAAPGHPRKRAGRNEPLKKERLKWKSDYPMTDGQLRSKRDEFWDTAPAFEGRKEIWDALKAAAYAAEANDHELAQAILDGASITLPHGTLCECYDELGNRYQLPIYCLSPPVNLLLEHTEEESLEPPEPTPSVRREFPLKVRLSTGKDVRLSASLPDTVGQLKRQLHTQEGIEPSWQRWFFSGKLLTDRTRLQETKIQKDFVIQVIINQPPPPQD; from the exons GGCGCAACGAGCCCCTGAAGAAAGAGCGGCTGAAGTGGAAGAGTGACTACCCCATGACCGACGGGCAGCTGCGGAGCAAACGGGACGAGTTCTGGGACACAGCACCTGCCTTTGAGGGCCGCAAGGAGATCTGGGACGCCCTCAAGGCCGCCGCCTATGCAGCCGAGGCCAATGACCATGAGCTAGCTCAGGCCATCCTGGACGGAGCCAGCATCACCCTGCCTCATG GCACCCTCTGTGAATGCTACGACGAGCTGGGCAATCGCTACCAGCTGCCCATCTACTGCCTGTCGCCACCTGTGAACCTGCTGCTGGAGCACACTGAGGAGGAGAGTCTGGAGCCCCCCGAGCCCACGCCCAGCGTGCGCCGCGAGTTCCCATTAAAGGTGCGCCTCTCCACAGGCAAGGACGTGAGGCTCAGCGCCAGCCTGCCCGACACGGTGGGGCAGCTCAAGAGGCAACTGCACACCCAGGAGGGCATCGAGCCGTCCTGGCAGCGGTGGTTCTTCTCTGGGAAGCTGCTCACAGACCGCACGCGACTCCAGGAAACCAAGATCCAGAAAGATTTTGTCATCCAGGTCATCATCAAccagcccccaccaccccaggACTGA